The genomic stretch TGTGCGCGTGGTCATTGACCGTCACCATCGCGTACCAGACAGCCATCACCTGTTCACCGATGGCGAAGCTCCCACCCTGCGGTTGGTGGCAGGTACTTACGAGAAAGCGAAGAATCCATCGATCGGTTCCGGGGTTACTGAGATTCCCTGTCTCGGGGATGCCGAATCCGAAGATGCCGTCGATCCGAGAGTGATCCTCGAGGTTCTCGCAGACCTGGGGCTGAAAAAAGTTTTTGTGGAAGGGGGCGGTGTTACCGTTTCGTGCTTCCTGAACGCTGGCTTGCTGGACCGCCTTCACGTGATGGTCGCACCCATGATCATCGGCAGCGGCAGACCAGCCTTCTCGCTTCCCGAGATCGACTTTCTGGATGATGCCTTGCGGCCGCGCGCCCAGCTTATAAACCTCGGCAGCGACATGCTGTTCGACCTCGACTTTACCCGTGATGTGTAGGTCGAAAAAAAGCAGCCCCTGGTAAACTGGACACCAAAACCAACGCTCCGTACCCGACGCTCAGCGCCACGCCCTGCTCCGCGGGCAATCCCGCCATCGGCCACAGCAAGGCTGCCGCGCCCTCGCGGATGCCCCAACCGGCAACTGTCAGTGGTACCACCATGCTCAGCAACAGGATACTGCCCAGACTGACAATGATGGCCGCCGACTCTGTACTTTCGATATAACCTGCGCCCCAGGCCAGGCAGAGAAACACCCCGAGATAGCTTGCCAACACCAGTAAAGATGAGCCAATCTGAACCGGCAACACCGTTCGGTTAAGCAAAGACTCGTAAAGATCCCGCCTGAGCCGCTGAAGATAAGCCGCCAGCCCGGTTTTGAGGGCCAGCCAGAGTGCAAGAAACACCCCAATAACGCCGGCGCCCAGCAAGAGCCCGCCATTCCATTGACCAGCCGCTACCCGTCCGGATCCAAGCAACCAGATACCCGATATGACGACTACGAGCGCCAAAACCAATTGGCCCGAAAGTCGCTCGATTGCCACCCCGTGCACAGCGGAGAGGCGCTCTCCGGCGCCGCTGCCATGTCGCCAGGCCCGGTTTACGTCGCCGAGCACACCTCCCGGCAACACCTGGTTCAGAAACGTCGCCAGATAGTACTCCCGCACCGCTACTCCATAGGCCAGGGGCAGCCCGAGCCGTTCGACGGTGTAACGCCATCGCCAGGCAGACAATGCCACCTGAAAGACCGTAAGTGCCAGTGCGGGAACCAGGACATAGGGAGAAAAGCGGGCAAGCTCCTGCCAGAGCTCACCCGAATCAATCGAGCGGATCACGAATCCGATAACCAGAACCGTGAATAACCAACGGGCCGCCAGCCTCACCTGCCGTTGACGCAGTTCGGTCAAGGCAATGCCTCGGGTGGCAGTGCCAGCAGATCCAGATGTCTCACAACAATCTTAAGATCCCCTTTGGATAACTGCTGATTGCGTGTCTCCAGCCAGCGTGACAATCGGTCCGCCTCGTGAGGTGACTGCTCAATGGCCGCGTCGATCCAGCCCTGCATCAGCATTTTGGCCAAGGCGTGATCCGCGCCATCCAGTATCCAGGGGGATTCCGCCAGTTCAACCCGGTAACCTTCGGCAACCAGCAGGCCTTGCAAGACAGTGCTGGCCTCCGGCCCGAGCGCGGCACCAATTCCCTTGTCGCCGTGCTGGTGCCGATTTACCAATGTCTTCACCAGCTCATCATCAGGATGCTCGGGAGACAGCTCAAAGTGACCGGCATAGCTCAACACAATGAGCATCGCGGACTTCCTTCCTGCGGCTGCGAGGGCTAACGCATCCAGCCATGGCTCGGAAACCAGATCAATCAGTGCTGACGCTGTTATCAGGTCCGCCTCCCGGGGCAGTTGTTGCTCCATGTTTTCCGACGTCAGCTGAACCGGGCGGGTTTCAAACGGCACATCCAGGCAGTCCACACGCTGTCCGGCCTCCCGCAATAGTGCAGAATCCTGATCCAGTGCCAGCCAGGTTTGAGGCACCTGCAGCGCAGGCACCAGGAAAAGCGCGTTCGAGCCACGGCCTGTGCCAATGTCGACAATTCGCATCGGGTAGTGGCTCTCCGGTGACAAGCCATCATAACGATTCAGCAACCACTGATTGAGCTGATCGGTCAGCCCTTGTGAGCGAGCCCGGTGATCCGCTGCTTCCCGGGCTGCCAGCCATGTGCTCTCGAATTCCGAATGCTGGTGCAGATGCGTGGAAAGGCCACTGAAGTAGTGCAGCGCTTCTAGGACATCTTTGCCGGTATCCCCCCATGAGCGGATTCGGCGGGATTCCCTTGCGGCAAGTTTACGGGCGTGCTCAAGCTGTTCCGGATGTTCCAGCCAGTTCCTGAGGCGCGCCTCAAGGGCCCTGACATCGCCCGCACAATACTGAACCACACCAGGCCTGGCGGAGTTGTTGGCAAGGGCGCCGCCATCGGAGGAAATAACGGGTAGCCCTTCCGCCAGCGCCTCATCAATCACCATGCCATAGCCCTCGTACAGGGAGGGTAGTACAAAGAGATCCGCCTTGCGGTAGAGCTCGGCCAGCCCGGCTTCTTCGACTTCCCCTGCCAGCGCAATCCTGTCTTCAAGGCCCGCTTCTGCAATCGCCCGGCGAACCTGCTGGCTATATTCCGGATCACGACTGTCAGATCCTGCCAACGTGCATTGCCACGACACGCCCTTCAGGTTTTCCAGCGCCTCCACCAATTGATGCTGGGCCTTTCGGGGTGAAAGATGAGCAACGCACAGAATGTGCGGGGTACCGGTTTGCGACGACTGATCACAGCCTATGGGGTTCGCGGCTCGGGTGACGCCCGGCTCGGCAACCCTGATCATCTCAGCCGGCACCTCATAATCCGCCAGGCGAGCGGCGGTGTGTTGGCTGGTGGTGATCACCCCGTTTACAAATCCAAGCGCCCGCGTTTCTGAATCAAAAAACCACTGTCTATTAGCTTCACTGATCCCCGTTTCATCAGCCAGGGGGTGGTGTACCAGCGCGATCAGATTGAGGCGTGGGGAATGCTTTTCAACAATCTCCGGCAGCCCCCCCATGGCAAGACCATCAAGTACCACAGAGGCGCCATCAGGCAGACTCGCGAGCTTCTTATCCATCCCATTACGGGCAACCCTGTCCGGGCGTGGAAACTGCCCGGGCAACCCACTGACCCGGGCTCTGCAACCGGCGTCGCCCAGGGCTTCCACGAGCTTGCGGACATACCGGTAGCCGCCCGTGTTCTGTTCCGGATCACCCGGAACAATAAACTCCAGGAAGCCCGGTTTGTCAGATTCCGGCATGGTAGCTTGCCCAGGCAATGTGGGATTCCGAGAGGGTGACTTTCAGGCTGACAATCCCTTCTCCTGTCTCGCCGAGACGGCCACCGTGAATGGCTGCCGCCATACGATCGAAAACCAGTTTGGCCATGAATTCGGTGGTGGTATTCCTGCCACGCAGTTCCGGCAGCTCGTCCAGGTTCTGCATATTGAATTCGGAGAGAATGCTTTTGAGGATCTCGGAAGCCAGGCCTATGTCGACGACCAGGTCGTCCTTATCCAGTTGGTGACGCTCAAAGGTCACGTCGACCACATAGGTGGCACCATGAACCTTCTGTGCAGGACCAAAGATCTCTCCGTTGAAGCTGTGGGCAATCATCATGTGGTCCCGGACCGTCAAACCGAACATAGTCTCTCCTTAGCAGGCAATTTTGGATTTTCAGTAAACAACGCGATGGCACAGAGTATCCCGGCCATCAATCAGAATTCGCGCCATGGATTTTGGTAGATCATCAAACTTGCACTCGCCGGTTATCAGCACATCCAGCGCATCGTCCTGGAGCAATTCCAATGCAAGCGCCAGGCGTTTGCGATAGTCCCACCGTGGGACTCGAGATGGCACTATCTGGCCCACCTGGCTGGATTTCAGGGTCAGACGCCGCGGATGGAAGGCGGCCCCCAACGGTGCAGATACCAGCTGATCCCCGTACCAGCTCATTTCCACAATGGTCGCCTCCTGCCCTGCCAGCCCAAGAGCGGTCTCCAGGCCCGAGGGGTGGCCACTGGCATGGATAACAAGGTCGTGATCATCAGGGGCCGACTCACTGCTGAAGGTCAAACCGAGCTGTTCGGCAACGGCCTGTCTCTCTGGATTCGTATCGATCGCGGTGACACGGGCTCCCGGGATACGACTCGCCAGCCAGGCGACGAGCAGGCCAACAACGCCAAGACCAACCACCGCAATGCGGTCACCGACTGCTGGCGCTCCATCCCAGAGGCCGTTTACAGCGGTCTCCATGTTGGCGGCAAGTATTGCTCGCTCGGCGGGCAAGTCTTTGGGCAAAGGCGTCAACGCCGACGCCGGCACCCGGTAGCAATTCTGATGCGGATAAAGGCAGAACACCGTTTGGCCCACTAACTCTGCAGGCCCTTCCACTACTTTGCCGACGCTGGCGTAGCCGTACTTTACTGGCCAGGGAAAATCTCCCTCCTGAAACGGCGCCCGCATGGCTGCGTATTCGCTCTTTGGTACCCGGCCATGGAAAACCAGTGATTCCGTGCCCCGACTGATACCCGAATACAGCGCCTGAACCGTAACCGATTCGTCCTTCTGCTCGTCATCAGAGGTAACCAGTGGCGTTTCCAGAATCTCGCCCTTGCCGGCGCCGGTTACCCACCAGGCTCGTGCCATCGATTCGGTGTTCGGCTCATCAGGGTCGCGATGCAAAAGGATCTCCTTTTTAGCAGTTTTTCAAACGTGCTGGTCGTCGCCCTGCACGGGCTGAACCTTCAGGTCTGAACACGGTCTATGCTCGTAAGCATGTTCAGTTATACCAACTATAGTCAGTGTACAGCGCATCCGAGGTCTTTGATGCCTGCAATCCTATACGCTGGAGTTCATTGATGGATTCTAACGGCCATTCAGCTTCGCAAAGGATGCCACTTGCCCTGGATCTCGTCTGGGGCTTTGGGCTTGTCGCCCTGTTCTGCGCAGCCACCGGCTGGTTAACCCAGCCCCCCGTCCTTTTCTACTTCTTGGCAGCGGCGCTTTACCTGGCCGCTTGTGCCCTGATCATCCGGTTCTGGCCCGAAACCCGGGATTTCGGATGGGCAAACCGGGCGACGCTGCTGAGAGGCAGTCTGGTGATAGTCCTGGTGGCTCTGGCCCCCTTTGCCGACCACCTCACTGACAGCCTCTGGCTCTACGGCTGGATGGCATTGCTGGCGCTGATTCTGGATGGCGTAGACGGAAAAGTCGCCAGGGCCACCGGCTCCCAGAGCGAATTTGGCGCCCGCTTCGACATGGAACTGGATGCCCTGTTTATTCTCGGCCTCAGCGTGGCTGTCCTGGCATTGGGCAAGGCTGGTCCCTGGGTTTTGGCCCTGGGCCTCATTCGCTATGCCTTCGTTGTCGCGACTCACTTCCTGGACTGGCTGAATGCCCAACTGCCGGAGAGCTTCAGACGCAAGACGGTTTGCGTTTGGCAGATCGTTACCCTGCTGGTGGCCGTTTTGCCGCCGGTCAATGCGCTATTCGCCAGTATCACGCTTGCAACTGCCCTCGCACTGCTTGTGTGGTCGTTTTTCCTGGATATTCACTGGCTTTATCAGAGGAGACATCACCATGATGTTCATTAAACGGAAAACCCTTACCCGTTCTGCCATTGCCCTGCCTGCTGCTCTCGCACTGAGCCCGGCAGCCATGGCCGAGCCGAGTAACTTTGTTGTCGACGACGAACACTTTTCAATGTTCTTCGAAATCATGCACATCGGCTACGCCCCGGTAATGGGGATGTTCCGCGAAGTAGAGGGACAATTCGTTTACGACGAGGAAGCCAGGGAGCTCGAATCTGGTCAGCTGGTGTTCCAGAGCGACAGTGTGTACACCAACCACAAGAAGCGTGACGAACACGTTCGCAACGAGGATTTCCTCGACGCCGACGAGTATCCTGAGATTACCTTTACTATTACCGACTTCGAAACGACTGGCGAGAACACGGGCAAAGTAACCGGCGATCTGGAGTTACTCGGCCAGACACGGCCCGTGGTGCTGGATGTGACCCTCAACAAAGCAGACGTTTACCCCTTTGGTCATGAGGAATACACACTGGGCATCAGCGCTTCCACCACCCTGAAACGCAGTGAATGGGGCATGACATACGGCCTTGATGGCGCGATGGTCGGTGATGAAGTGAAATTGCACTTTGGCTTCGAGGCCATTCGGGAATCCGGCATGTTCTGATCACCGGCTGATCGGAATGTGAACCGCCGCACAACGCGGACACATTCTGTTACACATAGAGTCCGGATTTTGGGGTGCGGCGGAAATCCCGTTATCTTTAGAGTTACAACAATAATCAAGGGAACTGCCGCATGCCGGGCAAGGTCGCTCTTCTTCTGACACTGGTAACGGCTGGCGTGGTTGGCGCGGGGTATCTGCTCTCCGCTGACAACCACACAGATTTCAGCTGGTTTTCGAAGGTGGTCGACTCGGCCGAGACGGCGCCTGTCCAAAGCGCAGGCCTGGCAAGGCAGTCTTCTACCGATCCCTCGGCTGAGCCGGAACCACCCTCGGATAACGCCCTCGGGTTCATGCTGGCCAGCGTTGCCGATCAATACGCTGAAACTACCCGATACCCTCCCTGGTCCATACCTCTCTCCCCGGAACAGGCGAACGCCTACCGTGGCAATCACTACGAGCCGGTCAGTCTGCCCCTCGAAGGTGACGGGCAGTTCACCGTAACGCTGGAGAAATACCGGTTTACTGCAGGGGAACAAATTCTTGTTGCAGCGGCTATCCGGGGCTCTCAGGTGGTCGGTCGCTCGCTGTCTGCAACGCTGGAGAGGCCGGAAAGCCGGGATGCCATCGCTGGCACCACCTTGGAAGAGGCGGGTTCCCCGGGTTACTTCGAGGGCGTTCTGTCCGCCGACGAATCACCGGGTGAATATCGGCTGATCGTTGAGACCCGGCTTGATGGCAAACCAGTCCGCCATGTCTCAACACTGGCCATTGAACCTTACCTGGGCGAATTCGAGGGGCTTGGCGATGCCCGTATCCAGGGTAACAATCTGATAATTCCCGTTCGTTTCTCGCCGGAAGACCCCGGCTACTACGCACTTTCGGCCCAGCTGTTTGTTGGCCAACGCCCGGTTGCTCAACTGCAGATGGAGAAAAGGCTGGACAGCACGTCGAACACGATCAATCTCAAGGCACACGGCACGGTAGTTGGCCAATCAGACGATGGACGGCCAGCTACAGCTGAAAACCTGCAGATTCGGCAGCTTCCCGCCCGGCCAGGTGACCGGACTAATTACGCTTTCGGCCCCGACGAGGGCTACGCTTTCACACCACCGGATCTCGGCAGTCTTACCGATACACCGGCGGTGAATCCCGAATCAGAACAACGCGCGGCTCTGCTACGGCAGCTTGCCGACAAGTTCTGATGGCAGGGCGCAGGCTCTGCACCGGCTAACGCCGGGCTGTACCGCTACAAGTGGCGGATAAACGTCTTGTGACAACAATAAAGCAGCAAAGACGGAGCAACTATGAAAACAACAAAGATCGGAAATGCCTGTAAGGCCGCCCTGGCGGTCGCTATCACCGGCAGCTTGTTTGCCGGCACCGCCCAGGCCCAACTGGCCGGGCACAACGTGATCCTGGTTCACGGATTCCAGCAGCAAGACCTGGCCAACCCTCCTGCCAATCTGCAGGAGGTGAAGAACGCCGGCGAGGACTATTGGCGTACTTTCTGGCTCTCCCGGGCCGAGGCCCGTATCGACTGGGGCAGTGACGGGCGCGTTGAGGGTGGTATTGCCCAGCAAGCCTATGAACAGATGCGTCAGATCAGTCAGCAAGGTCTGTGCAATGACTTTTGCATCGTTGTTTCTCACTCTACCGGGGATCTCGTTACCCGGTATCTGCTGGAAAACCAGGCACGCTGGCTTCAATCCGAGGGCCTTCAGCCGTTGAAAATCCTGGCAACCCTGGATTACTCCGGCGCCGGCGGTGGCACTGAACTGGCCAACCTGGCACTCAGCCTTGCCTACAACGACAGCTGGTACAACTGGCCCCTCCGGGCAGCAGTAGAAGCCTTCACCGGCATTGAGCCGGAACCCGGCAAGCTGGGCGTGGTAAACGACCTGCAAACCAACGCAGCGCGTAACCTCGCGGTGAGCCCGAATGGAATCCCAAGGCTGCGTTTCGTGGCTGGTGGGTCATCCTATGGCGGTATCACCAAGCCATTCATCGCCGGCACGGACGATGGCGTGGTACCCACCCATTCGGCCTGTGGTGCCACCTCCGCCGCCGGGATCGATTCCTGCTCTTCCAGCATCAGCCTGGCGGGCAAGGTAACGAGCCAGGATGGCCCGGCCGCTCTTTACTTCAACCACTATCCGGTACTGATGAACGAGGGAGTCACCCACAGCGGCGTGCTCGGCTCCGAGACGGGCAACATCTCCGTTCCGGTGGTCAACAACACCACTCTCGGCGGTTTGCAGGTGGATTTCGCCAGCCGCACCTACAACAAGCGCGCCTGGTGGCAATGGTGGGGTTCCGGTGACCGGTACATTGAAGTGCCCGGCTCAGATCAGACCGATATGTCGAATCTGGTTTACACAACCCTGAATAACTGACCTGACACGGACCAATACTGTAAAGGGCTCAGGGAAGAGCCGCTTCTCACCTCGGTAGTTTTACCCATCTTTCCTTTTTAGTTCGCAAACTATACATTGGTTCGCTTTCGCCGTTCGATTCAAGCACTGCCGCCAAGCGATATCCGATGTCTGACACTCACAAATCCGATCTTCTACTGGTTGTTGTCACCCTGTTTGCAGCCATCAGCTGGATGTTTTCCAAGGAAGCAGTACTGCTGATGCCGCCTCTCATGTTCATGGCGGCCAGGTTTTTGATCGCCGGGACCGTGCTCGCCTTTTTCGCCCGTCGCTCGCTGATGAAACTGAGCGTCGATCAGCTCCGCCGAAGTGTGGGTGTCGGGCTGGTGTTTGGCACGGCCATGACCTGCTGGGTGATGGGACTGGTTCATATAACCAGTCTGGGTGAAGGCGCCTTTTTGACCAGCCTGGGTGTCGTAATAGTGCCGATTATCGCACGCCTGGTATTCAAGGAAGCCCAACCGCCGAGCACATGGCTGGCGATTCCGATTGCCGTTGCCGGGCTCGCGCTGCTCTCCCTTGAAAACGGATTTCGCCCTGAAGCAGGCCAGATCTTCTTTGTCATGGCAGCGACAATTTTCGCCCTGTATTTCAATCTCAATACCCGGGCGGCCAATCAGAGAACCGTGATAAACCGGCTCGGCAGAACGGTGGAAAAACACCGCGTACCCGCCCTGCCCCTCACAGCCATTGCGCTGCTGACGGTCGGCCTGCTTACCCTGGTTGAATCCATGATTATGGAGCCCTGGCGGCCTACCCTGAATAATCTCTCGCCAATGCTGGC from Marinobacter adhaerens HP15 encodes the following:
- a CDS encoding RibD family protein — its product is MAARTLDIDSAWELVLSAVNRSNVTLPLPGTDKEAVKLNGHGAWHLMQPATGEAKDLLSVFLPLCRPVPDNGSPKVIGQLGQSLDGRIATVTGRSRFINGDDGITHLHRIRAVSDAVVVGAGTATTDNPRLTVRRTSGRNPVRVVIDRHHRVPDSHHLFTDGEAPTLRLVAGTYEKAKNPSIGSGVTEIPCLGDAESEDAVDPRVILEVLADLGLKKVFVEGGGVTVSCFLNAGLLDRLHVMVAPMIIGSGRPAFSLPEIDFLDDALRPRAQLINLGSDMLFDLDFTRDV
- a CDS encoding lysylphosphatidylglycerol synthase transmembrane domain-containing protein, with amino-acid sequence MTELRQRQVRLAARWLFTVLVIGFVIRSIDSGELWQELARFSPYVLVPALALTVFQVALSAWRWRYTVERLGLPLAYGVAVREYYLATFLNQVLPGGVLGDVNRAWRHGSGAGERLSAVHGVAIERLSGQLVLALVVVISGIWLLGSGRVAAGQWNGGLLLGAGVIGVFLALWLALKTGLAAYLQRLRRDLYESLLNRTVLPVQIGSSLLVLASYLGVFLCLAWGAGYIESTESAAIIVSLGSILLLSMVVPLTVAGWGIREGAAALLWPMAGLPAEQGVALSVGYGALVLVSSLPGAAFFRPTHHG
- a CDS encoding glycosyltransferase family 4 protein, with the protein product MPESDKPGFLEFIVPGDPEQNTGGYRYVRKLVEALGDAGCRARVSGLPGQFPRPDRVARNGMDKKLASLPDGASVVLDGLAMGGLPEIVEKHSPRLNLIALVHHPLADETGISEANRQWFFDSETRALGFVNGVITTSQHTAARLADYEVPAEMIRVAEPGVTRAANPIGCDQSSQTGTPHILCVAHLSPRKAQHQLVEALENLKGVSWQCTLAGSDSRDPEYSQQVRRAIAEAGLEDRIALAGEVEEAGLAELYRKADLFVLPSLYEGYGMVIDEALAEGLPVISSDGGALANNSARPGVVQYCAGDVRALEARLRNWLEHPEQLEHARKLAARESRRIRSWGDTGKDVLEALHYFSGLSTHLHQHSEFESTWLAAREAADHRARSQGLTDQLNQWLLNRYDGLSPESHYPMRIVDIGTGRGSNALFLVPALQVPQTWLALDQDSALLREAGQRVDCLDVPFETRPVQLTSENMEQQLPREADLITASALIDLVSEPWLDALALAAAGRKSAMLIVLSYAGHFELSPEHPDDELVKTLVNRHQHGDKGIGAALGPEASTVLQGLLVAEGYRVELAESPWILDGADHALAKMLMQGWIDAAIEQSPHEADRLSRWLETRNQQLSKGDLKIVVRHLDLLALPPEALP
- a CDS encoding 6-pyruvoyl trahydropterin synthase family protein, which gives rise to MFGLTVRDHMMIAHSFNGEIFGPAQKVHGATYVVDVTFERHQLDKDDLVVDIGLASEILKSILSEFNMQNLDELPELRGRNTTTEFMAKLVFDRMAAAIHGGRLGETGEGIVSLKVTLSESHIAWASYHAGI
- a CDS encoding zinc-dependent alcohol dehydrogenase; its protein translation is MHRDPDEPNTESMARAWWVTGAGKGEILETPLVTSDDEQKDESVTVQALYSGISRGTESLVFHGRVPKSEYAAMRAPFQEGDFPWPVKYGYASVGKVVEGPAELVGQTVFCLYPHQNCYRVPASALTPLPKDLPAERAILAANMETAVNGLWDGAPAVGDRIAVVGLGVVGLLVAWLASRIPGARVTAIDTNPERQAVAEQLGLTFSSESAPDDHDLVIHASGHPSGLETALGLAGQEATIVEMSWYGDQLVSAPLGAAFHPRRLTLKSSQVGQIVPSRVPRWDYRKRLALALELLQDDALDVLITGECKFDDLPKSMARILIDGRDTLCHRVVY
- a CDS encoding CDP-alcohol phosphatidyltransferase family protein, producing MDSNGHSASQRMPLALDLVWGFGLVALFCAATGWLTQPPVLFYFLAAALYLAACALIIRFWPETRDFGWANRATLLRGSLVIVLVALAPFADHLTDSLWLYGWMALLALILDGVDGKVARATGSQSEFGARFDMELDALFILGLSVAVLALGKAGPWVLALGLIRYAFVVATHFLDWLNAQLPESFRRKTVCVWQIVTLLVAVLPPVNALFASITLATALALLVWSFFLDIHWLYQRRHHHDVH
- a CDS encoding YceI family protein; the encoded protein is MMFIKRKTLTRSAIALPAALALSPAAMAEPSNFVVDDEHFSMFFEIMHIGYAPVMGMFREVEGQFVYDEEARELESGQLVFQSDSVYTNHKKRDEHVRNEDFLDADEYPEITFTITDFETTGENTGKVTGDLELLGQTRPVVLDVTLNKADVYPFGHEEYTLGISASTTLKRSEWGMTYGLDGAMVGDEVKLHFGFEAIRESGMF
- a CDS encoding DMT family transporter, translated to MSDTHKSDLLLVVVTLFAAISWMFSKEAVLLMPPLMFMAARFLIAGTVLAFFARRSLMKLSVDQLRRSVGVGLVFGTAMTCWVMGLVHITSLGEGAFLTSLGVVIVPIIARLVFKEAQPPSTWLAIPIAVAGLALLSLENGFRPEAGQIFFVMAATIFALYFNLNTRAANQRTVINRLGRTVEKHRVPALPLTAIALLTVGLLTLVESMIMEPWRPTLNNLSPMLAWWVVASAVIGTAGRFLLQTFAQSLSANSHGVVILVLEPVWVALFAAGWFGESMTGIQLAGCGLIFAALIVNRWAVLSKAIKEKLRKRKTA